The genome window AGTGCAGGAGCCGTCAACCGGACGCTCACGCAACTGCAGCGCGTGTTTCTCCTCAGAAACTGCTCCGATTCGATGTTCGAAAGCCGCACGCGTCCCTGCCTGCTTTATCAGATCAAGCGGTGCAGCGGACCCTGCGTCGGCAAGATATCGGAAGAGGACTATACGGGCCTCGTCAAGGATGCCGAGCAGTTCCTGCAGGGTAAGACCACGAAGGTGCAATCCCAGCTCGCCCGAGAAATGGAAAAGGCGAGCGAGGACATGGAATTCGAGCGCGCGGCCGCGCTTCGCGACCGGATCCGCGCACTGACTCATGTCCAGGGCGGGCAGGGGATCAACCCGCAGGGTGTGGCCGAGGCCGACGTCATCGCGCTTCACATGGAGGGCGGTCAGGCCTGCGTGCAGGTCTTCTTCATCCGTGCGAACCAGAACTGGGGCAACCGCGACTTCTATCCGCGGACTGGCGCGGGGGCTGACGCGTCCGAGGTGCTGCAGGCCTTCATCGGGCAATTTTACGATACCAAGGACCCGCCCTACACGATCCTCCTTTCGGACGAGATCGAGGATGCCGACCTCATGGCCGAAGCGCTGTCGGAGAAGATCGGCCGAAAGGTCCGCATCGAGGTTCCCCAGCGCGGTGAGAAAAAGGACCTCGTAGCAGGTGCGCTCAGGAACGCACGCGAGAGCCTTGGCCGCAAGATGAGCGAGACGGCCACGCAAGGAAGGTTGCTTGACGGTTTGGCAGAGGCCTTTGATCTCGAAGCGGCACCGGAACGGATCGAGGTCTACGACAACAGCCATATCCAGGGGGCCCATGCGGTCGGTGCGATGATCGTCGCGGGACCCGAAGGCTACGTGAAGAATCAGTATCGCAAGTTCAATATCCGCGGTGACGAGCTGACGCCCGGCGACGATTTCGGCATGATGAAGGAAGTCCTGAACCGACGCTTCAAGCGACTGCTGAAAGAGGATCCCGACCGGTCCAAGGGGCTCTGGCCGGACCTGCTGCTCATCGATGGCGGCGCGGGTCAGGTCAGCGCGGTCGCTGCGATCATGCGCGAGCACGGTGTCGAGGACATCGCGATGGTGGGCGTCGCCAAGGGCATCGACCGCGATGCCGGCAAGGAGGAGTTCCACCGCGTCGGCAAGCAGCCCTTCGCGCTGCGCCACAACGATCCGGTGCTTTATTTCGTGCAGCGGCTGCGCGACGAGGCGCACCGCTTCGCCATCGGCACGCACCGCGCCAAACGGTCCAAGGCCGTGAGCGCCACGCCCCTCGATGACGTGCCGGGCGTGGGCGCGACGCGAAAGCGTGCGCTTCTTGCGCATTTCGGATCCGCCAAGGCTGTCGGCCGGGCGGATCTTGGCGACCTGAAGGCGGTGGAGGGGATCAGCGAGGGGCTGGCGGAGAAGATCTACGACTACTTCCACGAAAAGGGGTAGAG of Palleronia sp. LCG004 contains these proteins:
- the uvrC gene encoding excinuclease ABC subunit UvrC, encoding MTDTPELIGHDCIASYLRTLDNSPGVYRMLDARQAVLYVGKARNLKKRVSNYAKPTGHSPRIARMIRETASMMFLTTRTETEALLLEQNLIKQLKPKFNVLLRDDKSFPNILVTGDHGYPQIKKHRGAKKEKGHYYGPFASAGAVNRTLTQLQRVFLLRNCSDSMFESRTRPCLLYQIKRCSGPCVGKISEEDYTGLVKDAEQFLQGKTTKVQSQLAREMEKASEDMEFERAAALRDRIRALTHVQGGQGINPQGVAEADVIALHMEGGQACVQVFFIRANQNWGNRDFYPRTGAGADASEVLQAFIGQFYDTKDPPYTILLSDEIEDADLMAEALSEKIGRKVRIEVPQRGEKKDLVAGALRNARESLGRKMSETATQGRLLDGLAEAFDLEAAPERIEVYDNSHIQGAHAVGAMIVAGPEGYVKNQYRKFNIRGDELTPGDDFGMMKEVLNRRFKRLLKEDPDRSKGLWPDLLLIDGGAGQVSAVAAIMREHGVEDIAMVGVAKGIDRDAGKEEFHRVGKQPFALRHNDPVLYFVQRLRDEAHRFAIGTHRAKRSKAVSATPLDDVPGVGATRKRALLAHFGSAKAVGRADLGDLKAVEGISEGLAEKIYDYFHEKG